In Lates calcarifer isolate ASB-BC8 linkage group LG15, TLL_Latcal_v3, whole genome shotgun sequence, one genomic interval encodes:
- the hapln2 gene encoding hyaluronan and proteoglycan link protein 2: MMNCAVILLLTSSCFAWSSAAYTPNSAAPKKLKYLIDPPVYPEVVGRRGHNVTLPCILRTKPSHYKVKWTKLEPGHIGPENIIMISNAHASKPYGHLGPRASLRKAHTMDASLQLSHLELEDSGMYRCELVNGIEDENVVITLRIEGVVFPYQSENGRYRFTFHEAKEACAEQDGTLATYNQLYRAWTEGLDWCNAGWLHDGTVHYPIIHPRPVCGGELLPGIRSYGTRDKDHDRFDAFCFTSQTSGSVYYISGSFSFQQAGHACQRQGAELALVGHLYAAWRFQNYDQCDGGWLRDGSVRFPINNPRQRCGGIPEAGVRSFGFPNKMAHLYGAYCYR, from the exons ATGATGAACTGTGCTGTGATTCTTCTGTTAACATCAAGCTGCTTTGCCTGGTCTTCAGCTGCATATACCCCCAACAGTGCAG CACCCAAGAAGCTGAAGTATCTGATTGACCCGCCTGTGTACCCCGAGGTCGTTGGCCGAAGGGGACATAATGTCACCTTGCCGTGTATTCTGAGGACCAAGCCCAGCCATTATAAAGTGAAATGGACAAAACTGGAGCCAGGACACATAGGGCCAGAGAATATTATCATGATATCAAATGCACATGCCTCTAAGCCATATGGCCATCTTGGACCACGGGCTTCCCTTCGAAAGGCTCACACCATGGACGCCTCTTTGCAGCTTAGTCATCTTGAGCTGGAAGACAGTGGCATGTATCGCTGTGAGCTGGTCAATGGCATCGAGGATGAGAATGTTGTCATAACGTTGAGGATTGAAG GTGTGGTGTTCCCATATCAGAGTGAAAACGGACGCTACAGATTCACTTTCCATGAAGCCAAGGAGGCTTGTGCTGAGCAAGATGGCACATTAGCCACATACAACCAGCTCTACAGAG cctggacagaggGTCTGGACTGGTGTAACGCAGGTTGGCTCCATGATGGAACCGTTCATTACCCCATAATCCATCCTCGACCCGTCTGTGGAGGAGAGCTGCTCCCTGGGATTCGCTCTTATGGAACAAGGGATAAGGACCATGATCGGTTTGATGCCTTCTGCTTCACCTCACAGACATCTG gCTCTGTCTACTACATATCAGGGTCCTTCTCCTTCCAGCAGGCAGGACATGCATGTCAACGTCAGGGGGCTGAGTTGGCGTTGGTCGGCCATCTTTACGCTGCCTGGCGTTTCCAAAACTATGACCAGTGTGACGGCGGATGGCTGAGAGACGGCAGCGTACGGTTCCCCATCAACAACCCCAGGCAGCGCTGTGGAGGCATCCCAGAGGCAGGGGTGCGCTCATTTGGATTCCCTAACAAGATGGCACACCTTTACGGAGCCTATTGCTATAGGTAG